The genomic interval TTATCTTTAGACAGAGGACGCTCGTGATTGGACTAGGCCGatctgctgagctgctgctcgTGATTGGACTAGGCCGatctgctgagctgctgctcgTGATTGGACTAGGCCGATCTGCTGGACGTTCAAGGATCTCCGTCTGACATCGCCCGGTGGGGGGGTCTCACCTAGGTCATCTTTCAGCTCAAGGTCGGCGTTGGTGGGGTTGATGACCCCGTCCACGTCAAAGCCAGCCAAGTTACTGACCTCGCTGTGGATGAGGTTGAGCTGTGGAGGCGCATgcacaggaggaagaggagcagaacgATGAAGAGGCAGAGCGTTAGCGCCAGACGCACTCTGCAGATCACAGGAATACCTTGAAGTTCTGGAGCCAGCCCAAACCCATCACTGATCAATAACCTTCATCGATAATACCAAGCATGAACCAGCTGAGATTAGGACGGAAACGATTGATCCGATTATTCAAATAGTCgtcaactaattcagtaatcGACCAGCgatttttactgaaatattaaCGCAGAAATCTGGAGCAAAACCAGATCAATTTAGCTTTAAGgtgaaactttaacattttcaccaaaaactgTCAGGTTTTAGATTCACAGGGTTCAAATTCAAAATCTCACATTCAACTCGTTTCTCTGTGTAACGATTAATTGATCAATAAAAACCATCAGATCAGCTCTATACTGTAATAAACAGTTTGtccattttttaactacaaataatcaaacattaaaaactaaagaataaaaaattattcacttctacacaataaaatgtgtattataggtatttagacctgacattattcattttaaaaagaatacaattatttatttgcatttttaatacatttctaatattaaatgttcaaataaaaatctgcagaatgtgccaacgTTTcctgattaatcatcaaaataataattttttaataattgctgCTGACTTCATCAGTTTGTTTTGAACTGAGAGCCGTAACATAAATGATCCAACTGCTCAGATTAGGTCTCTAAATTAGGATTAATCCACATTTCCCTCATTCtcatctttcattttcatcatcATAAATTATCTGACTGCTAACTGTTAGCTTAGCATatatgaaactaaaactatgcGCATTAAATTAAACCCCAAACGTTTTACCAAAACAAATCCTGATGCATGATGGGACATAAAGCATTTAACTCAAATATGTATGTTAAGTTAATGTTCTGTGTGAATTCAATTTTACACGTTCAAAAGTTTCTTTCAGATGaaaatctgctttaaattaATACCATGCTGGCATTTTCATCGTTTTTTTATGGGACCAAAATCTCAAGGTATTCCTCAAAGATTTCCAACCTTAACACCAAATCAGCGCCGATCAGCGAAGACATTAAAGGTTTTATGTCAccaacaaaacatcaaaatgaaacGACTGATTAAAGGAAGGAAAATCACCTGCAAGAGACAGAAACCAACAGGACAGAGGAAGACTCAACGTTTCCTAAAttaactggttttatttagaaaactgtGTAATAATTTATGTCAGAGCAAATTAGCAAAgaggataaataataaataatgtgatTCTGATCAACCAGAAATAATCTCTGAACTTCCCTTtagcaacaaaacaacacatgaaTTAATGATAAGTTTTTAACAACTCTTTATatcaatatttgtaaaaaatatcaagaaaaatgcaaaaatatgaaCAACTCCTCATGGTGAAGTCATTCATTGATGCTGTGTATGTGTTTAGGTTTCTGACCTTTTGACCCAGGAAGAGACTCTTGGTGGAGAGAACGGTGAAGCTGTCGGCCAGAGATCCCTCCGTTGTGCTGTCTGCTGACGCCGACTTGCTCACCTCGCCTCTCTGCAACAATATGAACAATATTTAATGTTCATATTGTTAATGAACAAtatgtttagtttgatttttaacaaactATCTACAAAAAACCACGTTAAATTCAAGATCAAAGCTAATTTCTGCAAAAGTATTTCAGATAAAATGAGTGACTGCGTTAAAATtgactgacctaattcaacagaggtccagcCAAGTGGTGCCACCAGTGGCATAATGAGTAAAATGGAGATGACCCGAGTGCAGCGACTGGAGCTGCGTTTCCGATTCAAATATGCTCAAAACTTTTAGTCAATATTCTTctagtgtaaaaaaaactatttattaatttgtgtgtttccattaaataagaaactaaattaaaatcatgtgaataagtttgttcatgtgataaatcagtaaaaaaacaagcagcgccatcatcctcctaccacttcctgtcttcttcttcttcgtggtttctgccagtagtaacttcctgttgatcatgtgactcgtgatgcgataaaagtgtttctgttgcagttttgctaaatacaCCAACATTGAttcaaccaaaaaataaaaaccatctCAGGCCAACGCAAAAACTTCTTATCCAGAAATTGGAGCTTTCAGAAATCGGTGCGTTTCTGTTCCACAGTCCTGCGGCCAACGGGACGCAGCGGCTGAAAACCCAGCCGGCTTCAGGCTCACCTTGGTTTTCCCTCCAGCCTTTTTCCCACCCAGTTTCTTCGCTGCAGTCTTCTTCACCGTCTTGGGTTTCTTCTCCGGTGCCGGCGACACCGGCGTCTCCAGCTTCCCCTTGGCGCCTCGCTTCTTAGCCAGCAGCTCCGGGTGGATGTTGGGCAAAACGCCGCCTGCTGCGATGGTCACGCCTTTCAGCAACTGCCACAGAACGACAAACTCTACGGTTTCAGCCGCGCTGGTCCTGAGAGGAGGAGCCCAAACCGTCCGGCGCAGGTCCAGCTGCAGCTCACCTGGTTGAGCTCCTCGTCGTTGGCGATGGCCAGCAGGATGTGCCGCGGCGTCACTCGGCCCTTTTTGTTGTCTCTCGCTGCATTGCCAGCCAGCTCCAAGATCTCagctaaatacagaaacatacattttcagcaGAACTGAAATGATTAACCGTCATCAATCGATTGttaaaataatcgtcaactaatttagtaatcgattaattgttaactagagtgcacaaactaaaaaaagactGTAACACATTGAGAGCAGTGACTAAAACTGCTCTCAATGCAGTGaatgcagttttctggccgatcaccgatctttaaaaagcctgatctgctgattctgattctggctgataccagtttgttttgtctgaaatgtcgctaaatatagcaagaaagttgctgagttggtaACGGCAGGACGACTATTGATGGCCGCAAAGGTTTGGACATGAGCTGATGTCAGCGGCTGATTTTAGATAAGATCCGCTTCACATATAAGTATCGATTGAAAATTAAGGCAGTCGCCCggccgataaatcggtgcacccctagtttCCATGCTTTCCTGTTCAGCAGTGCAGCTCACCGGTCAGGTACTCGAGGACGGCGGCCAGGTAGACCGGCGCTCCCACGCCGATGCGATATTTCGGCAGCCCCCTCTTGATGTAGCGCAGCATGCGCCCCACAGGGAAGATGACGCCGGCCTTGGTGGACCGGGACGTCTTGGTcgtctttttctttcctcctcggCTCGACATGGCGCTCAGAGTGCCGCCGGCGTTGGGCTCTGCAGAGGAAAACGAGGCAAAACGAGAAACGTGTTACACACAGAGGAGCATCAAACTCAACTGAGAGGAGgaaagtatttggtgaaaagttTGATCAAgtgctgagtaactgatcaaattatcaatcatttaatatttaaaaattacatcatcagatgaaccaaaatataaagttcagtggaaatttgggtattttaaggacaaaaatcacaataattcatataggtaaaaaataaccaaatatttttccaaatcagtttctttcaataaaaaactgtaaGTAGATGTTAAACTTTAACAGAAGCTGCAGGTTTGTCTCTGAGTCTGTTTCTggtttctggttaaaacatgtttgattttcattcagtgggaagaaaatccagaaatttgactcaaataaaattaaaaagtacagcgtagtaaaaatgcTGCTAACTAGACTTTACCCTAGTAAATGTAACGAGTTACTGCCCAGCTCTGGTTACTCAGCAGGTTTCACACTTAATTGATCCTCGCTGGTGATTGGTTGATTGGAAACTAAAAAtaccatgtttttttctgatcagtgaacGCACCACACCCAATCCTTTAGGTTTCACTGGTCAGTGTGGGAGTTGTTACTGACTGAACACTGCTTTTTCAGtatcaattaaatgtttcacaaataaactCAGAGGAAACACAAAACGCTTCTAGAAGACAGTTTTCTATGAAGACGTGTGGGCTCCTGCTTTTAAACTGATATTTAAGATAAACCTGCTCTGAAAAAGTTGTTCTGGTTTGTTCCCTTGAAGAAACCCAGTAATGCTAACCATGCTAAATGCTAACATAAGATGctaagatgtttgtgtttgtttttaatgaaccTGTCTGGCTGCAGAGCTGTGTGGCTCCACACCGTTTGGTTCCCATATAAACACATTGCAGTAAATCTGAGCCGTTTCCTCTCAACATTAATCTTTGTCTTCATACGGTGCAATTTTTCTCTTCCAGGTGTGtagagagaaaataaagtaaatcttATTAATTGTCTAGTAAGTGAGAAAAGGAGATACTCtgtcatttattaattaatgtttGTGACACAGAGAAAGTTTCTGTAAATGATTCAATGGTAGGtaggactttattttttaatatgacaaaaGTAATAAGAAactattttgttgattttagttCTGGAGGAAAAACCGAAAATAATTCTAAATTCAACGATCGGAAACTGGTAACAAAATCTGGTATCGGTTGCAGATTTCATATTAACGACATTTATGGGACAAATTATTGATCTTTCTCCTCAACTTTTACCTTCTCCTGTTAACTAAATCTAATCTTGGCCGATGTTTAATGTGTTCTACTGATTTACTTGTGGATTATTGAGCCAAACCttttacagaaacataaactCTATGCTAAGACATTTTGCTGTGGGGGTTGAATcatgttgattaaaaacaacatgaaactgAGCAAAGAGAGACGATGTGTTTCCACATGGGATCATCAGATCTGTTAGCAAACCCAAAGTGACAGGAGGCCAATCTGCTGCCAGCTGATTCCCCAACATACACACAAGGTTTCTGTTAATATCAGAAACATCACGCTAAAAAGAAACCTAAATGTCGCCCTCACTGTGCAGGAAGATGTCAATCACCATCAGCTCCCTGTGCaaagatgttttattcatgACAGATGGAATTATGGAGCCCGGAATGCTCGttcattaaagaataatttaatgcattttaaattagGAACAAACTTAATCAAACTTTAGCGCGTTTATTATGTCATGAAATGCGTaataactaaatgtttctgcagcagatgtAGACTCCAATTATCTCGTCTGTCACTGGGAATCAATTACCGCCACCATAGGCcacgcttcttcttcttcttcttctttattttttattgtatttttttattctgctctgAATCAAACACGGTTAGCGTAACGGAGGTCACTTCCAGCGGAGATATAAAAATATGCTGGTTGAGAACATCTGCGGCATTTCTTCCTGCGGCCAGGTGTAGGTGGGTTTCTCTCCCCGCTCACATCCATTTCCGCATGTCAACAACCAGCCCGGCGGCTCCGAAGAGGCGTTTTAAAGCCCCGACTCGGCGTCGGCGCCGCAGCTCATCGCATAACCGCCGCTGTCAGCCGATGAAAGCGGCGTTTTCCCCGCTACAGGTCGGCGGAGAGCCGCGGCGGCTGCCCCGCTCCTCCTTCCCTCCCCTTCCTGCCTGTCAGCTCCGGCAGCCCGGGCTCCGCGCTCCGCGCTCGGCCTCCATGGCAGCGAGGGGGAAGGAAAAAACATGGCAGCTCAACGGCTCCGCTCGGTGCGCAGATTCCCGCTCATCCGACGACAGGAGACGATGAAAGACACGAAGCGAGGCGACACGGAGGGCTACTTACAAAGCAAGGTACGGGGTCAAAACAAATCCgctcccagttctcccagttctCCCGGTAACCAGCCTGGGCAGTGTCCCCCACCGACTCCCACAATCCACAGCGAGCCGGAATATCGGAGGCAGCCAGCGCTGCCCGCGGAGCGACCGGAGCTGCGAAAGCTCAACGTTTAACCCTTTAAACCtttactttgaaacaaaacacacgGAAACACACCAGCGTCATGTTACCAAACTCTACATTTCGGGTCTGAGTGGTAAAGTTTCTCCCTCACTCCGCTGCTTATCAGGGCAATGAAATGCAATCATCGTGACGGAGTAACGATTcatctgttaaaagaaaaacaagtcaaaaccTGATGACCTTTGGAAGAGCTGGTATCTCAACACACTGCACTAGTCACTGGTTCTCTGGACCGAAAGGGGAATTTCCAAGTTCAGACCCAGAAAAATCCAACAGAACCAGGTCAGGACAGCGGTCCAGCTGAAGGTCATGACTCCATCCACAAAGGAGGTAAACCTCAAAGGGTCAGTGCTCAGGAAAATGGCTCCACACactggaaagttgagtggaaggaagaagcAACAGGGACTCCCACCAAAGCTAAGACAGTTCAAAGGTCAGTGTGGACTGAGCCTGGAGCCGTCATGGTTAAATGGCCCCTGAACCATGAAAAACACCTGAACTCAGGAGAAAACGCTTCCTTCTGCTGTTAAGCTTTATGGAAATATAGATTTCATTTCCTGCAGGAATTTCCCCTGATAGGTGATTTAAATCTCATTCAACTTTCGCTGTTCAAAGTCAAAAGTCAGAGCAACGTTTTCTGTCCCTAAGTGGTTCATAAAGAAAACTTCAGATGCTTTAATGCGGCTGCCAGTGGACAGTTTCTGATactgaataaaattaataaaataattaggacGTTTATCTTTTAGAGCTTTTAGGACTCATTATGGCAGACTGTGTTGGCatcaatatttgaaaaaatttgTCTTAAAGcgacacaaaaatgtttctaaacCATTTTTTAGCAGCTATGCTAATATTGGTATTGAGATCATAACAGCCCTAACTTTGTAGCATGCTATCTGGTCTTTAGCCACAACACGCCTGCAGCTGAGCTCTGATCTCTAATGTTGCACTTTCCTTTGACCAAAATCAatgatttctgtattttattttctgcattaaatTGGGATATATTATAGAAACGTCCCGCTatttaataatagtaaaaaagcAACATACAGCTCATTTGTTGACTAATTAGAATCAGgaaaaggtttaattatttttagatgttaCACTTATCTGTAAAAGTAATTActaaatgcatattttgtttctgatcAGATCTGTAATTATCTAAATATATCCTAAAGAATGTAATTTCAAAAGAcataataaaatcttaaaataagaaaaaacagcaactctCCCTCAGCATTCTGGTGTAGTGACACCAGATGTCCACCAGGGGTCTCACCATGTTTAACTCCCATCAACTACACACCgcacaaaatgcaattttaaaataaaactactatAAACTAACGTGGTTGGTCCATCAGTTCACAACATGGTTGCTATAGCAACTATTGGGAAATACACATGCAGCTAAAATTATTCAACCCCAACTAGGTTTGCTGAAAACATCCaacttgacaaaaaaattacaaaaaggaaagaaagaacagcatatatagttaaataaaatgaactgaagaaGATTTTTACCAAAACATTGAACCCCTGAACAGAATATATTTCTTGTTTATCTCCACCAGTCATCCGACCTGAAGATCTGCTGGGACTGAAATAAACAGTTTCAGCATTCAGATTCCTCTGTAATGTCAGAAATTATCACTCAGATCTGATTACAACCAAAAGATGTTCTGCTTGCtactgaaacacacaaactaCTGTAGTTTATGTATTTTGCAGTTAA from Xiphophorus maculatus strain JP 163 A chromosome 11, X_maculatus-5.0-male, whole genome shotgun sequence carries:
- the LOC102237754 gene encoding core histone macro-H2A.1 isoform X1; translation: MSSRGGKKKTTKTSRSTKAGVIFPVGRMLRYIKRGLPKYRIGVGAPVYLAAVLEYLTAEILELAGNAARDNKKGRVTPRHILLAIANDEELNQLLKGVTIAAGGVLPNIHPELLAKKRGAKGKLETPVSPAPEKKPKTVKKTAAKKLGGKKAGGKTKRGEVSKSASADSTTEGSLADSFTVLSTKSLFLGQKLNLIHSEVSNLAGFDVDGVINPTNADLELKDDLGSALEKKGGKDFTEALQELKKKNGPLEVAGALLTGGFGLPAKYVIHCNSPGWGSEKCEEMLEKTVKNCLALADEKKLKSVAFPSIGSGRNGFPKQTAAQLILKAISSYFVATMSSTIKTVYFVLFDSESIGIYVQEMAKLETS
- the LOC102237754 gene encoding core histone macro-H2A.1 isoform X2 translates to MSSRGGKKKTTKTSRSTKAGVIFPVGRMLRYIKRGLPKYRIGVGAPVYLAAVLEYLTAEILELAGNAARDNKKGRVTPRHILLAIANDEELNQLLKGVTIAAGGVLPNIHPELLAKKRGAKGKLETPVSPAPEKKPKTVKKTAAKKLGGKKAGGKTKRGEVSKSASADSTTEGSLADSFTVLSTKSLFLGQKLQVVQADISAVESDAVVHPTNSTLYSGGEVGSALEKKGGKDFTEALQELKKKNGPLEVAGALLTGGFGLPAKYVIHCNSPGWGSEKCEEMLEKTVKNCLALADEKKLKSVAFPSIGSGRNGFPKQTAAQLILKAISSYFVATMSSTIKTVYFVLFDSESIGIYVQEMAKLETS